One window of the Triticum dicoccoides isolate Atlit2015 ecotype Zavitan chromosome 3B, WEW_v2.0, whole genome shotgun sequence genome contains the following:
- the LOC119274975 gene encoding uncharacterized protein LOC119274975 isoform X1: MQGFRYEEESHNYAPQQIYSAPTHIPQHQDMLPTELNGPPFGQPTLSTQVPTQDDFDDIDKLTLLSLEFTWSAEDDPIRKVILEEMKKIKSGKELVEEVRKIEKNINAGSTISSQLELSVVEISMDTCEVPTPSHFVEQDSKCLEQEIPQIIEDELEDKEQDDQELQFPSDQVEDSSSITPEEVQEAAVDEDEEHEIHLPIVIPECDVSGLLNPLDDMMPCDFFATTLHYMIPSLKIDLKTHLLGYDDIYPVSGITLICDDHSYFPRASPMLNETYHSHASLELNDKYHPHVSADLADFYHPKHVLYSYAYVIGYSIDDLEGIIPTTCIVSLVECSFRLLLVHDPIHADQVRGDIPWDPGGVRAWR, encoded by the coding sequence ATGCAGGGATTTAGGTATGAAGAGGAGAGCCACAACTATGCTCCACAACAGATTTATTCAGCTCCTACTCATATACCTCAACACCAGGACATGTTGCCAACGGAGTTAAATGGTCCTCCATTTGGTCAACCAACACTTTCAACACAAGTGCCCACACAAGATGACTTTGATGATATAGACAAGCTCACATTGCTTAGTCTTGAGTTCACTTGGAGTGCCGAGGATGATCCTATTAGGAAGGTTATTctagaggaaatgaagaagatcaagagtgGAAAAGAGCTAGTGGAAGAAGTAAGGAAGATTGAGAAGAACATCAACGCTGGCAGCACTATTTCTTCACAACTTGAGTTGAGTGTGGTTGAGATATCCATGGATACATGTGAGGTTCCAACACCTTCACATTTCGTTGAGCAAGATAGCAAGTGCCTTGAGCAAGAGATACCTCAGATTATAGAAGATGAACTAGAAGACAAGGAACAAGATGATCAAGAGCTGCAATTCCCAAGTGATCAAGTTGAAGACTCATCATCTATTACTCCTGAAGAAGTACAAGaagctgctgtagatgaagatgaagaacatgAGATTCATTTGCCTATTGTCATACCAGAGTGTGATGTGTCAGGTTTACTCAATCCTCTTGATGACATGATGCCTTGTGATTTCTTTGCTACTACCTTGCATTACATGATACCATCACTTAAGATTGATTTGAAAACTCATTTGCTTGGATATGATGATATATACCCTGTTAGTGGCATTACTCTCATTTGTGATGATCATAGTTACTTTCCTCGTGCTAGTCCTATGCTTAATGAAACATATCATTCCCATGCTAGTCTTGAGCTTAATGATAAATATCATCCTCATGTTAGTGCTGACCTTGCTGATTTCTACCATCCTAAACATGTGCTTTATAGCTATGCTTATGTAATTGGATATTCGATTGATGACTTGGAGGGTATTATCCCTACCACTTGCATTGTGTCTTTGGTTGAGTGCTCTTTCAGGTTGTTGCTTGTGCACGATCCAATACATGCTGACCAGGTTCGAGGTGACATTCCTTGGGATCCTGGTGGAGTCAGAGCATGGCGATGA
- the LOC119274975 gene encoding uncharacterized protein LOC119274975 isoform X2, whose product MLPTELNGPPFGQPTLSTQVPTQDDFDDIDKLTLLSLEFTWSAEDDPIRKVILEEMKKIKSGKELVEEVRKIEKNINAGSTISSQLELSVVEISMDTCEVPTPSHFVEQDSKCLEQEIPQIIEDELEDKEQDDQELQFPSDQVEDSSSITPEEVQEAAVDEDEEHEIHLPIVIPECDVSGLLNPLDDMMPCDFFATTLHYMIPSLKIDLKTHLLGYDDIYPVSGITLICDDHSYFPRASPMLNETYHSHASLELNDKYHPHVSADLADFYHPKHVLYSYAYVIGYSIDDLEGIIPTTCIVSLVECSFRLLLVHDPIHADQVRGDIPWDPGGVRAWR is encoded by the coding sequence ATGTTGCCAACGGAGTTAAATGGTCCTCCATTTGGTCAACCAACACTTTCAACACAAGTGCCCACACAAGATGACTTTGATGATATAGACAAGCTCACATTGCTTAGTCTTGAGTTCACTTGGAGTGCCGAGGATGATCCTATTAGGAAGGTTATTctagaggaaatgaagaagatcaagagtgGAAAAGAGCTAGTGGAAGAAGTAAGGAAGATTGAGAAGAACATCAACGCTGGCAGCACTATTTCTTCACAACTTGAGTTGAGTGTGGTTGAGATATCCATGGATACATGTGAGGTTCCAACACCTTCACATTTCGTTGAGCAAGATAGCAAGTGCCTTGAGCAAGAGATACCTCAGATTATAGAAGATGAACTAGAAGACAAGGAACAAGATGATCAAGAGCTGCAATTCCCAAGTGATCAAGTTGAAGACTCATCATCTATTACTCCTGAAGAAGTACAAGaagctgctgtagatgaagatgaagaacatgAGATTCATTTGCCTATTGTCATACCAGAGTGTGATGTGTCAGGTTTACTCAATCCTCTTGATGACATGATGCCTTGTGATTTCTTTGCTACTACCTTGCATTACATGATACCATCACTTAAGATTGATTTGAAAACTCATTTGCTTGGATATGATGATATATACCCTGTTAGTGGCATTACTCTCATTTGTGATGATCATAGTTACTTTCCTCGTGCTAGTCCTATGCTTAATGAAACATATCATTCCCATGCTAGTCTTGAGCTTAATGATAAATATCATCCTCATGTTAGTGCTGACCTTGCTGATTTCTACCATCCTAAACATGTGCTTTATAGCTATGCTTATGTAATTGGATATTCGATTGATGACTTGGAGGGTATTATCCCTACCACTTGCATTGTGTCTTTGGTTGAGTGCTCTTTCAGGTTGTTGCTTGTGCACGATCCAATACATGCTGACCAGGTTCGAGGTGACATTCCTTGGGATCCTGGTGGAGTCAGAGCATGGCGATGA